The DNA sequence ataatttatttttatttttaataaaaaagcgAATGATTTCACgattttgatataaaatattttaagaacaGGTGTCTCTATCCCACTAAATGCGCAAAACCATGTGCTCAGTACCACAAATAGATCATAGATATTACCTTGACGAAATttctgaattttaaaaaaaaatagaacaaaGCATTACATAGGTGATCGTAAAGAGAAACAATAAACATGATCCTTAACGAAGAGAAAAGCAAAGGGTGAGAGAAACGAAGCACATACCGGTTACCACCATAAGATTATCAAAATCAGAACCCGACCCGAGTCAAAATCAACTTGCAAGAACAGAGAGGGTTACGGCTTCACAAGAAACAACTGTgaggaataaaaataaaattaaaaagggtaggtaaaagaatgatgaaaatgAGTTAAGACCAAAACTTGAACACGCTTTTCTTACTAGGAAAAATTGTTAAGAGCGAATCTAACTGTTTATGTACTTTCCCAAATAATGAGCATGGATAGGTGCAACGAAACACACACGGAAAAGTAAATGTATGTCTGTGTAGAGTGAACTCTGCGATTAACAAAATTCAGAAGCCGAGTCTTAATTACGAGAATGAAAAGGTAAAAGCTTTTAGGAAAAGGAACGAGTAACATCCTACCTAGAAATATTGAAGGACACGCACATGAGCAAAAGAAACAGATACTATCTTTCGGTTTCCAGTTGCAGACAAAACCTTGGTTCGTTTTTAACGTCTTTGGCTTGCTCTGTATCTGGAAAGCGTGGTATATTCCAGATTTCTAGACtgtctttattatttaattatttttgttattatcataattaaatgtgcctattattttatatttttataaattaattaaatttgaaattagaaagatAGCATGTTAGACTAAAATTAAAGGTGATTTCTTCCAAATCCATGGTAATTTTGTGGGTAAGTTACCCTTGCACATGTGTCTTCATCTCAACCGTtgatcaaaaaaattttcaatctttCATTAATTGATGCATTAAATGTTTTCACACTAcattgtattttatattatttacatTATACCCCATAACTTATTTATACTTGATGCAATACGCAAATAGTTGATTTTACAAATCTCTCCCCAAATACCATACAAATCAAAACCTTCCCCAAATACCATTTCAATGTGTACAgcttcttcttctacctctcAAAAGACACTTCAAAAGAACTGCTTCATTCTTCAACATGACTGCTTCTTTTACCCTTCTACGAtctcacttcttcttcttctctaccCTTCCTGTGGGTGATGGGTTTGATTTTTCCGGCGACCCACTCCTAAAACCTTCCCCAGATACTCCTGTAGTATCCACAGCTCCTTCATCTACCTCAGTGCTTCTTCCACCCTCCCCTTAACTTAAGCGTTTGATTTTTCCGACGACCCACTCGCAAAATCTTCCCCAAATACCGCTGTAATGTCTATAGCCTCTTTTTCTACCTCGTTCCTCTGATTTCAAGGTCAGTCATCGTCAGGGACAGATTTTTCTGAACCCCGTGGAAGACCCTGCCTTCTGCGTCTTCGTCCAGGGTTACGCGAGTGTCATTTTCTGTGATTTACCGTCGAAGAACGTAAGTCATCCCCTTGTTAGCAAGGTTCCGGCGACCCACGTTCAGAACGCTCTCGGAAAATCCTTGTAAGCCCTACTGCTTCTTCATCTACATCATTCGTTcgtttttttgttttgttagcaAATTTGCGTGATTTGTTCTGTTAATCACTTTCTGTAATCACCGTTCATCGAAGAAGATTGATTCAATTTGGAATGCAATAGATGATGATAGTTGTCCATGGTGGTGTTAAATGTTAATCAGATTGATGGCCAGTGATGCATGCTCCTCAAACACGAGACGAGGCATAGGGGGACGGCGGACAACGGGAACTGAGATCTGGAAATGCAACCTCAAGTTCGCTGCAACCTCAGGATGTAATAGATGGTGTGGCCCCAAAATGCTTCTGTGAAAAATATGCCATCAGTTACATGTCGAAGACAGACACCAACCCAAATAGGTTATTTTTTGGATGCCCATTATTAAAGGTAACCACGCAATTCTTTATGTATGAGAACTAAGATTATgctaaaatttgattaaaatttgGATTTTCTGGAATTGAGCTTTAAACTCTATATTTTGGTTATTATCCACCTTGCTCAAGTTGTTGTGGATGTGATTTTGAATTGTTGGGAATTGCATGCCTATTGGTTATGAAAATGATTTGACTTTGTTATTGATTTGATGTTAAATTGGGTTGATTTTGTATATGATTTGATATTGGTGCTGGttaattttgatgaatgacTGAGAATTGGGAAAAAGTTGATTTATTCAAAATAGATCTACCTAGATTAAAAATCATGATTGTGACAAGAATTGACATGGTACCTGATCTGATATTAAAAATGGATGCTAAAATTTGAAAGGATTTTATAGATGTAGAATTTAGGGATTAATTACAGTGACGTACATGGATTAGATTGAATTGGAGTATTTTGTAATCCCTTACATTAATTGTGTTCTATTCGTTGTAGGTGACAGAAGCACATTGCAAGTTCTTTCTCTGGGTTGATGACCACATTGTTAGGGTCAGAGCGGGGGAGGCTACAAGGGGATCGGGTGACGGGAAGCAGAGTGCTGTTGGAAAATATTTGGGAATGGATAACTTGGTAGACCATGTAGAGGAAAGAATAGCAAAACTAGAGAAGCTGCTGAACAAGAAAATTAGAGAAGCAGAGTTGAGGAAAAAGGCTAGCGAAGCAGCTGCAAGAGACATGGAGGCTTCATCAACAACGTCTATTGATTAGCTGCAAACCAGAACCCGAAGCACCTCGATTAGGTTCAGAAACTTAAGAATAATTTCCTTCTTTGCTGAAAGTTGCTACTAGAATGTAGAGACACAAATGTTTGAAGGTTTAAAAGCAAAAATTGTCGAAGACGTTCATCTGATTTGGGCAACATGGTTGGAATTTGTTTATGTCTCTAGTTAGGTGCTTTTGTTTTACCCATAGATACGTATATGTTTTATGGtatttatttttgtgacttAGTTACCAAAGTTCCCTACTAATTTCAATAGCGTATGAAGGCTAATATGTTGTAGTAAGTCAGCCTGAATACCAGAAAATAGCAACCTTTTTACTAGTGAAACAAATGCTTAAGATTGCAGTCATGTTATAACTCAATCTTCGGCAATTCTGTAAGAGTAGGAAGGAGAAGGGCATGACAATATACACCGATGATTTGGTGACTTCCATGACAAATGATGCAGCCACCACAATAGATAATTGACAAGATCTGTTTTTCTTCTTATATACTAGTGTGCAGCATAAATTTTAAGTTGTGATAGAATGAAGAAGCTGAAAGTAAACTAGAATGTTATGTTAGGCTTTGGAAATTTGTTGAATTGCAACTTGTTGGTCAAGTTTAATTGCTTTCCTTTCAGAAAATTTCCTGCATAGGTTTCGAAAATTCTAATCCCTTGAACCTAAATAAATCTTAACACTTGTAGTTtatttgatgatgatgaatggCCACTGCTTTGTTCTAATACACATAAATTGTTCAGCAAGCTATGATGCTTGAAATAAGCTAGCCTGTCTGTTAACATAATGGGTTTTAAAGGCTTCATCTCATTAGGTATTGAAGTTGTAGATAATCATCTTTATACCCTTGCACATGATGTATAATACTCCAATTGAAAGATCTGACCTTTTAAAATACCATAACTTCCCATTATTGCTGAATCCTTTGTTTGCTCAATTTGTTTGACTTTATTCACCCCTTTATGCACTTGATTGAATTCCTATTACTCTATAATCCAAAGTAAATGAATGAGTGCTAATGGGTTGATCATTTCAGCGACGTGGCCGTGGAGGTAGAGTGCAAGCTGGAGTTTGTTCATGGAGTGCTAATGGCTTATTGCAGGTCTTACCAGGTTACCATGTACTGGGTtgctctttttttcttcttataaaataatattcaaCGAGTATATGGCTTATTGCAGGTTTTACCGTGCACTGTGCTAGGTTCTGTCATCGTCCAACAAAGCAGTGGTGTATACAACTGTTCTCTTAAAACCCAGGGCCATCATGTAAGTTTCTCTTGTAACATTGCCCGTTTATATGTCCGTTTATATGTCATCTTTTTTGGTCGAATCGTGTTACATAGGAAAACTTTGGTCGAATTATAGGTCGAATTGTCTCGATTCACGATTATCCCGGATCAGTTCTGGTTAGGTATTAAGGTGTAACATAGTATATGATCAAAGGTCATCGAAATTTTTTTCCCCAGCGTTTGTTACTTTAATTAACTGAATATTTAGTCTTTCTGTCATACTTGGGATTGGGCTCGGTCAACCAACCTGGAAAGACGtttattttttggtagttcaaGTCTATCTAAAAGTAAAGTGGGCTATCTATCAACTTGGGCCAGCTACAAAAATAATTAGTGGATAATTCAAGTCAGGATTAATGCAGCAACTGGCTTGAAACCTGTTAAGCCCAACTCTCTCTGGAATTTTAAAAGAAAACCAAGTTTTTCCAGGTAACTATTTATTTCATTTATGTGTGTGTTAACCGTTAATTTGATCAATGTTTTTTTGGAATAGCATTTCTTGATTGAATATTCACGTAAAATGTTAGTAGGTTAACTGTTAtttctcaaataatccctaTACTAGGATGGTTAGAAACAGAATAACACCATTATAAATCTCCTGTACATGAGGAAGACTACACGACACATTGAATTAGATAGATTGAGGTTGTTATGCAACCATTTCTCTTAATTTTGGCTCTTTCAAACCAATGTAAAACATACAATTGTAAAGACAGGCTAAAAGAAAAAACATTAGGAATTAACCATTGTCATAACAGTTCTAGGGATtccattaacaaaaaaaaaaaacataattaacaTCAACCGGAATACTAAACAAAGAGTTTCAACCAAGTTCCACAATACATGTAGTCGGAGTATATCTAAATGTCAATTATTTCTAGACAGGAAATATCCCTGCAAAATACATGAGTGTAGACCTTATTGTGATCGGGTGTGGCGTTTCTGGGTATCCCCATGCTCTCCTCACCAATAGATTTCTAGTGCCATGTTCGATATCATATTCTGTCAACACAAGCTCTCTGTACCTGTAATTGACGAGTAACTCTCTTTCCTTTGAATTATTCACCAACAAAAGTAGGTTATCATCCACGAATAGTATTGGATTTTCTCTGATGCTTCGACTCACAAACCTGCAGTATTGCTCTAATATTCTGTTTCCATCCGCGTCTTCATTCAAGTGCCAAATTGCTGCGACATAACCAAATTCGTTGTGTGTATGAGCGAGGAGTGCAACTTTTTCCTTGTGGGTTAGTAAATTGTGAACGGTATATATTGCACCTACAGGGATAGACACCTCGCTAAATGATTCATCTTCAACACTGTAACATAAAACAGACTTGGGTGTAGCATAGCTATCTCCTGTACCAGTTATCCAATACGCCTGACCATTATTAAAAACAGAGTTAGGGTCAATTTTTTCTACACCAGGGAGACAATCAACGCAGTGAAACCATGTAGAACGCCTTAAACAATATCTAGAGAAAAAAACGTAGGCATCAGCTATGTCCCTTTTGCACATATGTATGACTGTGTATGCATCTGAGTTTGGAACATGACCGAAATCATATACTGGAAAAAACGATCTACCGTGGTCCCTGTGGGGGTCGGAAATTTCTCTAGAGCATTGTGTTGTCGGATTCCATACCAAAAGTCTTGTGTCGTCTCGTTCACGAGAGAACTTGAAACATATGTTCCCGTTTGACACTCCCACAATACGAAACCACCCATGGATGCCAACTCCGAAAGGATGCTGAACATTCACTTCTTCTCCAGAAGCAGCATTCACTATATATAGTGAATCTGAACCCATTAACAGTAGTGAGTATCCAACATGAAACAAAGCATGTTGATCTAACACTTTCTGCCTTCGCATGTGGTGTATGCATGTCTCTGGTTGGTGTAGCTGTCGGTGCCAGAATTTATTCAAGCACATACATCTCCCTACAGCTTTGGCACTACTACGCAGGAAGATTTCTTGTAGCAGTTCATCCAGAATAATCGGCAAGGGAAGTTGGAATTTAGCCATTTTACTAGACGCGCATTTCATAGTCTTGGTTTTCAGTTGTGTTTACTTTGTAGTTTTTGAATTGTTGAAGTCTGTTGCTCTCTTTTAAGTAATGAACCTAAATTAGACTAATTAATTGTGTGAGATGCAGCATCCAACGAGAATTGATGAGGcagaatattttatttaccgGTGTTATCGTAACCTGTTTGAACTAGGTGTTTAGTACCATTAAATTTGACTCGTCTACCCAAGTTTTTGCCTACCCTAGTAAATAAATTCAGTTGGAATTCCAACATACTCCAATAAGCTTatctttgattttttgtttttctagttTGAAATTAGAAGCAGCCGCAAATTTTTCCTATTAACTTTTAATTTGCTGATATACTCACTAATCTGTTTACTTgatttccaatttttttttgccTTATCACAACATTACAACCCCTCATCCTAAAGAAAATCATGTTACTCCCAAATTAATCATTTCTGCAGATTCAGCATAAAGTATTTCCAATACCTAATTAGGATGTTACCAGCTACCACTGGCACACCCTCATCCATGCAGCCACAGGTAAACAACATTCAAGTTTTTCCCATGATAAAAAAGTCGTTGTTACCAAATTTTCTTACAAATAATGACcggaataaaaaaatacttctGATGGTAGACTTGTGTGAGGCTTGATCAAAAATAAACCCATAGATGTATATACATTAACAAAATAACGAAGTCCAACACCATAATTTACATTCAGAAAATCAAATCTATTACACAGAATACTAATCGAAGTTTCCACAAAAGTAAACATGTACATATAGACATGGCTACCGAAACACTACTACAAAACATTATTTCACCAATAAACCTTAAACAAATTAATCTGTCCTCTTTCGTCCTACGATGATGGTGTTATCTGGTTCACAGACGAGTCAGAAGAGTCAGATGGCGAATTTCTTCCATACCTCCTACTAGGTCCTGCGATTGCCCTCCTACTAGGTCCTCCCACTGCACCTCCCCCCTGTTGACGGCGGTTAAACCTGCAGTAATTTTGGAAAATTTATTATACAACAATGAATATAATAAAGTATGTAGATTTACTTTCCTAAGTAAACAAGTTATTGTTACCTTGACTCGTGAGGACGCGGTGGTGAACCTTCTTGCCTCTGATGCTGCCGGCGTAATAACCTTTCAGTCTCAAACGCAGCCACATGTTCATCCTTGTTGAAGTGTACGTTGCATCTGTCCGCCAGCCAGTGTTTGATTTGGTCCGGCAATATGTTGGAGGCATATA is a window from the Arachis stenosperma cultivar V10309 chromosome 3, arast.V10309.gnm1.PFL2, whole genome shotgun sequence genome containing:
- the LOC130966423 gene encoding F-box/kelch-repeat protein At3g06240-like, translated to MAKFQLPLPIILDELLQEIFLRSSAKAVGRCMCLNKFWHRQLHQPETCIHHMRRQKVLDQHALFHVGYSLLLMGSDSLYIVNAASGEEVNVQHPFGVGIHGWFRIVGVSNGNICFKFSRERDDTRLLVWNPTTQCSREISDPHRDHGRSFFPVYDFGHVPNSDAYTVIHMCKRDIADAYVFFSRYCLRRSTWFHCVDCLPGVEKIDPNSVFNNGQAYWITGTGDSYATPKSVLCYSVEDESFSEVSIPVGAIYTVHNLLTHKEKVALLAHTHNEFGYVAAIWHLNEDADGNRILEQYCRFVSRSIRENPILFVDDNLLLLVNNSKERELLVNYRYRELVLTEYDIEHGTRNLLVRRAWGYPETPHPITIRSTLMYFAGIFPV